The genomic region GGTTTGGGCAGCGAAAACCAGGATTTGCCAGGCTACGTGGTGCTGGGCAACACGCAGGGAGCCAAAGGCGGTCCGCATAACTGGGGCGCTGGTTTCTTACCTTCGACATTTCAGGGCACGCTATTCCGATCCCAGGGCGCACCCGTCCTCAACCTCAGCCGGCAACCAAGCGTTACGAAGCAGGACCAGCGAGCGCAGCTGGATCTGATGGCCAAACTGAATGACGAACACATGCGGCTTCATACCCGGGACGCCGAGTTCGCAAACCGCATGCAATCTTTTGAGTTGGCGTTTCGAATGCAAAAAGAAGCCACCGAAGTCGTGGATCTTTCGCGAGAGACGCCGGCGATGCATAAGCTGTATGGTATCGATCAACCCCGATCCCAGTCGTTTGGATCGAAGTGCTTGATGGCCAGACGACTTGTCGAAAGCGGTGTTCGGTTCGTGCAGGTTTACAGCGATGGCGAATGGGACGCTCACAACAACCTGGAGGAGAACCACACACATCATTGCGCGGCCACGGACGTGCCCGTGGCCGGTCTACTGGCCGACTTGGAACAACGCGGACTGCTCGAATCCACGCTTGTGATCTGGGGTGGCGAATTTGGCCGCATGCCGATTTCGCAGAACGGCAAAGGACGTGATCACAATCCAAAAGGCTTTATGCAGTGGATGGCTGGCGCGGGTATCAAAGGAGGCGTCAGTTACGGTGAGACCGACGAGATCGGCTACGAAGCCGTTGAGAATCCCGTCAGCGTGAACGATCTTCACGCCACGATTCTTCACCTTCTCGGACTCGACCACGAACGGCTGACATACTTCCATAACGGCCGCAGCTACCGACTTACCGATGTCGCCGGCGAAGTGATCCAGGAGATTCTGTCCTAGCAGGCTATTGGTCTCCAGGAGGGCTATAATTTTCAGTGATGCCACGCCAGCAAGATCTGCCGGAATCAATGCGGTTCATCCGATGGCGAACTCGGCTTGGAGACAGAATGCATTGCAGTCGAGTCACGAGTCAGGCCTAAGGCTATCCCCGCTGGGTCGGTTGGCGTGCACCGCGGAAACTTGCACTCATTTCCCCGTCACGCCGGCCTGCTCCTGAATGGCTGCATAGATCGCAGTGGCGATCGCCTGCATCCCTTTGTCGCCGGGATGGGCGGCGACGCCTGCATGTTCAAATGGTTGCTCCGCGCTCGCCTGATTTGACTTGTCATCACCCAGTTCGGAAATATCAATAAAAGTAGCTCCTGCCTCCGCGGTCACCTGGCGCATGATGTCATCCTTCGTTGAATTGGGCCAGAATGAACTGCGAGCGAAAATTTCCGGGTCACCATGCTGCTGAATCGTAGCAATGAGCTGGGCGAACGCATTTGCAAACGCTGCCTTGGCTTCATCCGTGGCCGGCGTGGTCACATTTTCTCCGATAGCCACGATCACTAGGTCTGCCTCAAAATCCAGCTCGTCCTTGAATTCCTCTTCAATTTTAAACGTGCCGTACTCACGTTCAAACCGAGCCATGTTGCGAACCATTATCTGAGGCTGGCGTCCACTCGCTTGAGCAATGTCCGCAGTTAACAAGTGAACGTAATCGTTCTTCGCGGCGCTGGCGGCCATTCCCCAATTTCCCGTCCAGCCAATTTTTGGCGCCGGTCCATGCAAGGTGATGCTGTTTCCCAGGTACAGCACCTTCCCAACGGACAACGAACCGATCTTCGGCTCCCCAACCGGAGGATCCGCTGCATACCCTGTTACGCAGGCAGCGACGGAAATGAAAACAAGGGTCATCACAAACTTCATATGGAGATTCCGAGTTGGAACTGAAGGCGGCATCGGCGTCCGACTTGGTACAGTAAGCCGATATGTTAAAATTGGAATTTAAAAGCAACGACTATTTTTTGGGCTCGCCGAGGCTGACAGGCACGAGTTCCCATGTTGGTTCTGGAATCTCCAAAATCATGACCGCCGTGTCAGGAGCTTTTCCAGAGTAGAAGGAGACGTAGTGATTGGCTCCCATCACGGTGGAATTCACATTGCCGGAATCCCAGGTAATCGGACTACCGGTGGCAACAGCCTCCGAAGCCGGCCAGAGAAGCGGATTGTCGAAGACGACGTCGGGATCAACGACTCGACGCCGTAGAATTCCCCGGCCACGTTCGTAGTAATAATTGCTCAATAAGCCCGTTTCAGCGTCGAGAATAAGGCTGGGTGTTGAGGCCAATATGTCGCCTATGTTGGTTTGCTCCCGCGTCCACGTGAGACCGTTGTCCGTGGAGACCAGCTGAAATTGGGACGGCCCGGATTCCGTCCTCGCGATGGCAAGGATTTTCCCATCGCCGAGATAAACAGCTGAGGGTTCCGTAGGCCAATCCGCTTTCATCAGCCCGGACTCGACCGGAGTCTGTGTCCAGGTGGCGCCGTCGTCGGCGCTGGTCATCACGCCCCACGAGTGAACCGCTTGGTCACTATAATTTCCCGCGAACCACAAGGCCATCAACCCAACCTCGGGGACTTCGAAAACGTCTGTTAC from Allorhodopirellula heiligendammensis harbors:
- a CDS encoding SGNH/GDSL hydrolase family protein, coding for MKFVMTLVFISVAACVTGYAADPPVGEPKIGSLSVGKVLYLGNSITLHGPAPKIGWTGNWGMAASAAKNDYVHLLTADIAQASGRQPQIMVRNMARFEREYGTFKIEEEFKDELDFEADLVIVAIGENVTTPATDEAKAAFANAFAQLIATIQQHGDPEIFARSSFWPNSTKDDIMRQVTAEAGATFIDISELGDDKSNQASAEQPFEHAGVAAHPGDKGMQAIATAIYAAIQEQAGVTGK
- a CDS encoding DUF1501 domain-containing protein encodes the protein MTKTSQLFPCGRVANLLSRREWLCKAGAGAGLIGLANLMAEQNLLAAPQSDGATDPVTSLVPRPGHFPAQAKSVIWLFMEGAPSAVDMFDHKPELDKRDGDTTNIQAFFGNPGPLMKSPFSFRQYGECGQWVCDKYTNVAKHVDKMALVKSCYSESNDHVPAIYQINSGLPRPGFPTAGAWATYGLGSENQDLPGYVVLGNTQGAKGGPHNWGAGFLPSTFQGTLFRSQGAPVLNLSRQPSVTKQDQRAQLDLMAKLNDEHMRLHTRDAEFANRMQSFELAFRMQKEATEVVDLSRETPAMHKLYGIDQPRSQSFGSKCLMARRLVESGVRFVQVYSDGEWDAHNNLEENHTHHCAATDVPVAGLLADLEQRGLLESTLVIWGGEFGRMPISQNGKGRDHNPKGFMQWMAGAGIKGGVSYGETDEIGYEAVENPVSVNDLHATILHLLGLDHERLTYFHNGRSYRLTDVAGEVIQEILS